Genomic segment of Vibrio natriegens NBRC 15636 = ATCC 14048 = DSM 759:
CAGCCTCGAAGAGTGCACTCATCTCGTGATAATCGGCGGGTAGATGCTGACGGAGTTTTACAGCGCCTAACACGGCATAATCTGCCCCACATTCGACGAGAAGTTGAGCGATGGTTTCCATATGCGAAAGGAAATTGTCACTGCCTTCCCCAAACAGTGCTACATCTTCTTTTGCATAAGTAAGACCTTGAAAAGAGCTGATATGAAGATCAAATGAGCATAACGTTTCCCTGAGTGACAAAACGGTGTCTGGATCGATAACCCAATTTTCACCAAAGACTTTGGTTGGCGCTATCTCGACCCCTTTTATGCCTCTCTGTGCTAATTGCTCGTAGCACCAAAGCGCTTCATGCTGAGGCCAAGCAAAGTTACTGACAGAAAGTTTCATGCTGCTTTTCCTTAGGCTGAGTCTTCTTTAGAGATTGGTGTTATAACTTAATCGGGATCCATCCCTATACAGAACACCATAACGTTTTATTCACTGCTCTTTGGTATTTCAGTGATTAACTAGGAATAGCAAAAAGTGGGGCGTTTTTCTCCCCACTAATTTGTGTCTATCTACGCTAGTTCTGGTTCCGAGATTGAAATAGTCGGCTGATTGAGTCGAGTAGACTCTTTGCTTTCTTTGTTTTGCTTATAGATATTCTGGTAGCAAAAATTGGTGGCTTCGATATATCCTTCTACAGAACCGCAATCGAATCGCTGACCATTAAACTTATATGCTATCACACACCCTTTTTGAGCTTGCTGCATAAGTGCGTCTGTGATTTGAATTTCTCCACCTTTTCCTGGCTCGGTGCTTTCAATGAGTTTGAAAATGTCTGGAGTGAGTATGTAGCGACCAATGATCGCCAAATTACTTGGTGCAGTGCCTGGGGCTGGTTTTTCAACCATATCATTGATTCGGATTAGATTATCTTTGATCTCTTCGCCAGCGATGACACCATACTTATGGGTTTGGTCTTTAGGGACTTCTTGCACGGCAACAATAGAGCAGCGGAATTGCTTATAGAGGTTGACCATTTGTTGTAAGACACCATCGCCATCAATGTTAAGACAGAGATCATCCGCCAATACCACTGCAAAAGGCTCGTCCCCAACAAGTTCTCGACCAGTTAAAATCGCATGGCCGAGACCTTTCATCTCTCGTTGTCGAATGTAGGTAAAATTCGCAGATTCAATGATATTGCGTATATCGACAAGCAGTTCTTCTTTATTGGTCCCTTCGATTTGGTGCTCTAACTCATAGTTTTTATCGAAGTGATCCATCAAGGTGTGCTTGCCGCGGCCGGTTACGATACACATACTTTCCATACCCGCATTGATGGCCTCTTCAACACCATACTCAATGAGTGGTTTGTTAACAACAGGCATCATTTCTTTCGGCATGGATTTAGTGGCTGGAAGAAAGCGAGTGCCGTAGCCTGCGGCAGGGAATAGACATTTCTTTATCATGACGGTTCGTAACTAATTTATAATTGGGTTTATTAGATAATAGATATGTATATCTTTTATCTTGAAATGAGTAGAAGGCATCAATGTTATTAAAAGAATATTAATGCCTCTATGTTTTTAAAAGTTAGATAACTGTTTTATAATTAAAGTTATTTAAGAGGTTAACTTCTTTCGCATGGCTTCTACAATTGGCTGTTGTGGATTTATACTTTCAGCTAAACTAAGTAGCTGTAAAGCTTCTTCACGATTGTTGTTATGAAGTGCTATCTCTGCTTGAAATATAGAGTTTCTAACTTCAGCAAAGTTTGAAAATCTTATGGAGTCTAGCCAAAGATCAAGAGTAAACTGGTGGGATTCAGTGTCTTTTAGTAATAATGAAAATTCTTCAAACGTAGACTCTTTGCGAGATACCTTTGACAAAAGGTAATCTCTAACCTCATCGCTTATATACTTGCAAGATTTATTCGATTCTTTAAATAAATCTTGAAATTCAGAAATGATATTATAAGGCATGACTAGGTTCTTATCTTTTTTGGCTGAATTTTCTAAGTAAGATACTAGTCTTCGTCTTAGGGGATTTAATCGGCCATTTTCAATAAGTGGTATCTTTTGGTTTACATAAGACAAAAAGGCCAAAGCACGAATTCCTAAAGAGATGTTAGAGTCATTAGGATATTCAAATTTATTTAGAGATGGCTCATCAATAACTACTACGTTATAGAGAAAGTCTTTTACTACATCACCATACTCTAGAGAGTTCCTTGAAAATGCTCTTACTGTTAATTGTTTAAATTTACTTCCCCATAGTTCTGTTAATATTTGATAATTATAGTAATAACTATCTATTACATCGTGTGGGAAAGGATTTGTGATTGTACTGCCGGACTTTATTGCCGTAGAGAAGTGAGAAATAGCCAAATCACTTTGTTTTCTGAGATAAAGTGATACTTCAATCTCATCAAAAATTGATGATGCCCAATGATATATATTTTCAACTTCTTCTAAGCTAGTAATACGACTATGTAAGTGTTCATTAGATATTACTACATGCTCGCAATTAGATTCTATAATTTCACGTTCTAATTTTTTTAAAAAATTAACCTTGAAATTTTCTACATCACTTTTATTGTTACTCAAACCAACTACGCTGTAAAGTTCAGAATCTGGATTGTAAGTTTGGAAGCAAACTGCCATTTCTACATGGTTAGATAACTTGAAACATTTCGGATAAAGTATACCGAGTTGATTAAGATTATCATAATTGGCTTTTAAAGTGTTTTGGATGGAAGTAGTACCAGTTTTTTCAGTACCTATATGTAGAGTTAATTTACGTTTCATTAGCTGTACCTTTGAAGCCCCGTAGTATAGCATTTAACATTTTGATTGTTCGCTATAACGGATACACTATTCTCGCGACGACGTTTGAAGTGAATGGTATTTTCTGTAGTCAAATGTGTCACACCATTTTCTATAGTGACACAAACCCAATGATAATCCTCATGAGCAAAGCCTTTACTCAGATCATTCTTCTTATAAGGAAAGTTTAATAGTAGCTTTCTTGGTGCAACGCAAAGTGCATCCCAGTAGTTAGAGGCTCTTAGGAAGCGCGTATCAAAAAAGGAGTCATTGATATTTCCTTGTCTTACAAAGGCATTATGTCCACCAAAAATTAAGTTATATTCAGGGTGGTAGACTATATTAGTTATAGATTTTCCATGAGAGAGTCTAACTGAAATATCCGAATATACTGAGTGCAACCAGTTCTCTGACCATAAGTCATCACCATCTAATAAGGCAATGTAATCACTTTGACAAAGAGATATAGCCTGATTTCTTGAAATGCCTGGGTCACCATTTTTTCCTGTGAATAGATTTAGATTGAATTTATTAGCTAATTCTTCAGCAACAGATAAAGTAATACTATCAGGATTATCTAAGTACAGTACTATATTAATGTCTAAATCAAAATCAGATTTTAGTCTATTGATAGAGTCTTGAGCACTAATAAAGGTTGGCAGTAAGAGGTCTCCTTCCTTGTGTGCTGTTATAACGACATCTAATGATGGTAGCTTAGTCATTAATTATTTCCTATTTCAAAGCAATAATTTTCAAAAGAGCATTTTTCTAAAAGCATTTCTTTATACTGCCCCATATGGTTAAGACTATTTTCATAGTTAGCTAAAATGCTGTTGATTTTATCTACATACTGTGCTGGATTATCTATTTCATCAACTAATGACCAAGATGGGACTGCTTCTGCTACTCCTCCAACATTGCTAGCTACAATTGGCAGGCCTAGATTAACTACATCTAACAAGATTGTTGGGATACCATCCCACCCTGAAGTGTATAGATAAAGACTACAATCCTGATGAAGTAGTTCATTAATATCATCATATAAACCATGAAGAATAATATTTTTACACTTGGAAAAATTATACTCTTTATTTGACAATACAGCCTTACCCCAAACATGGAATTCATATTCAGGCATTAATCTTGCGATCTTTATTAATAATTCAGGTTTCTTCTGCTCGTCAAATCTACCAGCCCACGCAATTTTCTTACTTATTTTAGGTTGGATAGTATCATTTATGTTATTGAAGGGCTCAAATGGTGTTTTTAATACTTTGATCTTAGAGGCGTATCTATTGATGATAACACCACGACCTACTAACTCTGAAAGCAAGCTCTCACTATCTAAATATACACGACTCAGATGCTCGATTGTTGGGAAGAAGTATGAGGCAGGATATCCAGCTATATTACCAAACTCATCTCTATCATCACAAAAAAGATAACCAAATAGTTTTGTTTCTTGAGTCAGGCTCTTACCATATTTCTTAAATGCTTCCCAAGCCCCGTAACTATTTACGTTATAAACCTGATCTGCTTTCGTACCAATTATTATATCATAAACAACATTAGCTTGATGTTCCAAAGGGATCATACCTTTTAGTTGCTTTAAGTTGATGACGTCATTAGGATTAATGTCACGGCTAGAAACAACTTTATCTTCTACTTCGCCAAATGAAATAATTTTTATATTTTTAGTTGGTTCGATAATTTTCAATGCTCGATATAAGTGACTTAGTACTACATCTGCTCCACCAAAGTTTATAGAGTCACGAAATATTAGTATATCTGCGCTGGGTATTTTACTTTCCAGTCCTTTAATTTCAGCATAAAAATCCATATTATATGGCATCAAAGTATAAATGCGACTAGGATCGTGAAGCTTTATTCTAGGATCTATTTTATTTGCTTTTTCTAGTTGATTTTTAAGAACTTGATTGTGCGTGGTATCAAACCAAGAACTTTCATATGAACTCTTAGCAATTTCTTGAAGCTCATAAATGTCTATAGGCATGAGCCCTGGAGATGGTTTTATTTTCTTATCACTACAAGCAAAGAAATCTAGTCCTGAGAGAGTACCAATAGTATACGTGTTACGTATCCATAAAGGGTCTATATATCTACATGGTGATCTATTCTCATGTTGACCATGATGTAGGTAGTGCTCAAAAGCATTGATATTTGAATATTTTAAGTCAAGATATCGGTCTAAGTAATAATGCTGATCAAATAGAGGGCTTGTTGAGATAGACTCAGCTTTTGCTATTTCTCTCCATGCTAAGAATGCATCTTCAAAGTTGACTAAGTTTGTATCTAACTTCTTAGACAGATAATCTATATCAAAGAGAATTATCGCTTTGTCTGTGAAATCATTTTCTTTCCATGAAACAATAGCATCTTTTAAGTTATTAGATTTAAAAAAGTCAATAAAAAATTGATTGTTTATTAAAGATATGAGAGCGTTAATATCTCTCTCATTTTTAACTAGACCACTAATATTATCAATGAGTAAGTTTAAAGAGTCTACCGAGCTTTCTTCAAAATAGCTTAAAAAAGGATATTTATCTAAAATAGATAGTGATTTATATTGACAAGTTTTGTGACTGCCAAATTGTATCTTTGATACAAACTGGTTCGGTTTTCTTCCTTCAAACCTTCCATTTAAAGCATAGTGTTCAAATGGATACTCTAGTTGTTTTAAGTCACCATATTCGGAGGTATAGTAAGTAGATAAGAAATACTTGTTTGGTGTTAATTTTCTAAAGCTGGAAAACCAATTTGAATATATTTCTACTATAGAGTTACCCTTTATATTTAACTCTTTTTGCACAAAGTTTAAATCAAAAAGATCATAATGATTGGACTCTGAAATAGCTAATGATTTATCTAGTTCGTTGATGTTCCAATCAGAACTAAAAGCAAGCTCTAATAGAAGGTTCAGTTCATGCTTATGATAAAAAGTAACTCTTTTCATCAAGCGTTTAATATTTAGTAAAGTTTCGACTTTTTCATAAATATTATGTCTTTCTAGTGTTGTATAACTAATTATCGGTGATCTTAAGGTTCCTGAATCTATATCTTGAAACCATTTGCAGCTCAGTTTTTTACATGTATAAAAAGATTTTCCATATTTGGTATAATTGTCAAAAATGGTTTCGTACTTAACTTTCTTCTCGCCATTCTCAAAGTTTAAAACAGCTTTACATTCACCATTTTTAAACATCTGATCTACTATTGAAGACCATCTGGACTCATATCCAATTCTTCCTTCTTCCCTTCCGAATAGCAGATAGTGCTCTATGGCAAGCATGCCAGAATCATACACATCAACATATTCTGATAGATAGAATTCTGAGTCAAAATAGCCTGGTATCAATAGGTCATTATTGATGATGTTATTAATGGTCGTTGTTTGAGACTCTAGGGATTCATTACTAAGACTAAGCTTTTCAACAACATATTTGTTACTTAATAATTGGTTTGTAATAAATTTTACTTTATCACTATCAGCTTGCTTCATTCTCAAATTTCTCAACAAAATTAAGTTTTGATTCTATATAATTAACAACATTTGTTGTTCTAATATATGTATTGTTATTCTTTGTTTTTCTAATATCTAACATATTATTAAGAACATCATATTCAGGTTTTTTTCCTGAACGAATCACGTTTACTTTACTAGAGAACTGCTTAGCAAAGCCTACTATTTCCATTAAAGAGTATGAACACCCGGAAGCAATATTAAATGTCCCTAATTCATTTTTTATCAAATTATTGACAATAGTATCTGCCATATCAGAAGCATAGACAAAATCGCGGATGGGGTCACTATCCTCATATATGACGGTATCTTTTCCTGATAATATATTGTTAATTAGTACATCGATGAAGCCATGATTAGATTTGTTAGGGTTGCCATATGGATTGGAAACCCTTACACACAAGTAGTCGGCAGAAATAGTATTTGCTAGCTTTTCATAATGTAGCTCTTCAAATAACTTGGCTCTACCATACCAAGATATAGGCGATAGGATGTCTTTTTCTTTATGTGAATGATTAAAACTTCCCTCACCATAAACTGTTCCACCAGATGAAATATGTACCAGTTTTTCGAGCTTCGATGAGGCATAGATCGCTGAAAAGTGTTCGACTAGTTTCCAAAACTTTTCTAATGACTCTTTTGTGTTTCTTTCAAAATCTTTGGGTTTTAGAGCTCCTGTTGCATTTATAACAATAGGGTAGTCATTTATAGTCTGTATAAGTCGTCTAGTATCATTGGGTGATATTGTAACTATTTTAGGGTGTTGAGTTGGTTCTACGGTGACGCCGATCCACTCGATACCTTTACGTTCCAACGAATCAGATAGTGCTGAACCAAGGAATCCTGTA
This window contains:
- the galU gene encoding UTP--glucose-1-phosphate uridylyltransferase GalU — encoded protein: MIKKCLFPAAGYGTRFLPATKSMPKEMMPVVNKPLIEYGVEEAINAGMESMCIVTGRGKHTLMDHFDKNYELEHQIEGTNKEELLVDIRNIIESANFTYIRQREMKGLGHAILTGRELVGDEPFAVVLADDLCLNIDGDGVLQQMVNLYKQFRCSIVAVQEVPKDQTHKYGVIAGEEIKDNLIRINDMVEKPAPGTAPSNLAIIGRYILTPDIFKLIESTEPGKGGEIQITDALMQQAQKGCVIAYKFNGQRFDCGSVEGYIEATNFCYQNIYKQNKESKESTRLNQPTISISEPELA
- a CDS encoding glycosyltransferase, with the protein product MTKLPSLDVVITAHKEGDLLLPTFISAQDSINRLKSDFDLDINIVLYLDNPDSITLSVAEELANKFNLNLFTGKNGDPGISRNQAISLCQSDYIALLDGDDLWSENWLHSVYSDISVRLSHGKSITNIVYHPEYNLIFGGHNAFVRQGNINDSFFDTRFLRASNYWDALCVAPRKLLLNFPYKKNDLSKGFAHEDYHWVCVTIENGVTHLTTENTIHFKRRRENSVSVIANNQNVKCYTTGLQRYS
- a CDS encoding glycosyltransferase, whose product is MKQADSDKVKFITNQLLSNKYVVEKLSLSNESLESQTTTINNIINNDLLIPGYFDSEFYLSEYVDVYDSGMLAIEHYLLFGREEGRIGYESRWSSIVDQMFKNGECKAVLNFENGEKKVKYETIFDNYTKYGKSFYTCKKLSCKWFQDIDSGTLRSPIISYTTLERHNIYEKVETLLNIKRLMKRVTFYHKHELNLLLELAFSSDWNINELDKSLAISESNHYDLFDLNFVQKELNIKGNSIVEIYSNWFSSFRKLTPNKYFLSTYYTSEYGDLKQLEYPFEHYALNGRFEGRKPNQFVSKIQFGSHKTCQYKSLSILDKYPFLSYFEESSVDSLNLLIDNISGLVKNERDINALISLINNQFFIDFFKSNNLKDAIVSWKENDFTDKAIILFDIDYLSKKLDTNLVNFEDAFLAWREIAKAESISTSPLFDQHYYLDRYLDLKYSNINAFEHYLHHGQHENRSPCRYIDPLWIRNTYTIGTLSGLDFFACSDKKIKPSPGLMPIDIYELQEIAKSSYESSWFDTTHNQVLKNQLEKANKIDPRIKLHDPSRIYTLMPYNMDFYAEIKGLESKIPSADILIFRDSINFGGADVVLSHLYRALKIIEPTKNIKIISFGEVEDKVVSSRDINPNDVINLKQLKGMIPLEHQANVVYDIIIGTKADQVYNVNSYGAWEAFKKYGKSLTQETKLFGYLFCDDRDEFGNIAGYPASYFFPTIEHLSRVYLDSESLLSELVGRGVIINRYASKIKVLKTPFEPFNNINDTIQPKISKKIAWAGRFDEQKKPELLIKIARLMPEYEFHVWGKAVLSNKEYNFSKCKNIILHGLYDDINELLHQDCSLYLYTSGWDGIPTILLDVVNLGLPIVASNVGGVAEAVPSWSLVDEIDNPAQYVDKINSILANYENSLNHMGQYKEMLLEKCSFENYCFEIGNN
- a CDS encoding NAD-dependent epimerase/dehydratase family protein, producing MMEKQLKVTLLGATGFLGSALSDSLERKGIEWIGVTVEPTQHPKIVTISPNDTRRLIQTINDYPIVINATGALKPKDFERNTKESLEKFWKLVEHFSAIYASSKLEKLVHISSGGTVYGEGSFNHSHKEKDILSPISWYGRAKLFEELHYEKLANTISADYLCVRVSNPYGNPNKSNHGFIDVLINNILSGKDTVIYEDSDPIRDFVYASDMADTIVNNLIKNELGTFNIASGCSYSLMEIVGFAKQFSSKVNVIRSGKKPEYDVLNNMLDIRKTKNNNTYIRTTNVVNYIESKLNFVEKFENEAS